The following are encoded together in the Candidatus Hydrogenedentota bacterium genome:
- a CDS encoding isochorismate synthase produces the protein MPMTTFQDAEGVDCIASGVALLELTARLRDRLVSDHDGPGVLVRAELRVAPLAPLEWLHAQQNTSHYYWASRDGQFEMAGIGEAHVLVPESRVDLPGLFAQMRRCLSIEWPNLRYYGGFRFREVQEASGRWRNFKAYRFIAPLVEIIRCDQKYWLACTVRKGTPEADAEALLGIEALARQWGGHENPPRCFLPPLSGRVDLPDRQGWNTLIDSALEALAGHEMEKVVLARETEFQFDTTEPLDAVGMLRRLVAHSAQAYFFCFHPKPDRAFLGASPERLYHRNNVYLQSEALAGTRPRGATPDEDAALGEELLGDDKELREHRFVVRMLRENFGRLCSSMSYDLAPSLMLLRKVQHLHSYIEGILKNHDADAALIEAFHPTPAVGGAPRHKALAWLAAHEPFDRGVYAAPVGWVGFDDAEFCVGIRSGLIEGNTLALYSGAGIVPGSSAAAEWEEIEAKMSSFLEALYDESA, from the coding sequence GTGCCCATGACCACATTTCAAGATGCCGAAGGTGTGGACTGTATCGCCTCCGGAGTCGCGCTTCTGGAGCTGACCGCCCGCCTGCGCGATCGGCTCGTTTCAGATCATGACGGTCCCGGCGTGCTCGTGCGCGCGGAACTCCGGGTCGCGCCGCTGGCCCCCCTGGAATGGCTCCACGCCCAACAGAATACCAGCCACTATTACTGGGCGAGTCGCGATGGTCAATTTGAAATGGCCGGCATAGGCGAGGCCCATGTGCTCGTGCCCGAGTCTCGGGTGGATCTGCCGGGGCTCTTTGCCCAGATGCGCCGGTGCCTGTCCATCGAGTGGCCGAATCTGCGTTACTATGGCGGCTTTCGATTTCGAGAAGTTCAAGAGGCCTCCGGGCGCTGGCGGAACTTCAAGGCCTACCGCTTCATCGCACCGCTCGTGGAAATTATTCGCTGTGACCAGAAGTACTGGCTCGCCTGCACCGTGCGCAAAGGAACACCTGAGGCCGATGCTGAAGCGCTTCTTGGTATCGAAGCCCTGGCCAGGCAATGGGGGGGCCATGAAAACCCACCCCGCTGCTTTCTACCGCCCTTGTCGGGCCGCGTCGACTTGCCGGATCGACAGGGCTGGAATACCCTGATTGACAGCGCCCTGGAGGCGTTGGCCGGGCACGAAATGGAAAAAGTGGTGCTGGCCCGGGAAACGGAGTTTCAGTTCGACACCACGGAGCCTCTGGACGCCGTGGGCATGCTGCGCAGGCTCGTCGCCCATTCTGCTCAGGCCTACTTTTTCTGTTTTCACCCCAAGCCGGACCGTGCCTTTCTGGGGGCCTCGCCCGAGCGCCTGTACCACAGGAACAATGTCTATCTTCAGAGCGAGGCCCTGGCGGGCACCCGGCCCCGGGGCGCGACGCCGGATGAAGACGCGGCGCTGGGCGAGGAGCTCCTTGGCGATGACAAGGAACTCCGCGAACACCGCTTTGTGGTGCGCATGCTGCGGGAGAACTTCGGTCGCTTGTGCTCGTCCATGAGCTACGACTTGGCTCCGTCGCTGATGCTATTGCGCAAGGTGCAGCATCTGCACAGCTATATTGAAGGCATCCTGAAGAATCATGACGCCGACGCGGCATTGATTGAGGCTTTTCACCCCACGCCCGCCGTGGGGGGCGCGCCACGCCACAAGGCTCTGGCCTGGCTGGCGGCCCACGAACCCTTCGACCGGGGCGTCTATGCCGCGCCCGTGGGCTGGGTAGGCTTTGACGACGCCGAATTCTGCGTGGGGATTCGATCCGGACTCATCGAAGGTAACACCCTTGCCCTTTATTCCGGTGCGGGTATCGTGCCTGGTTCCTCCGCCGCTGCGGAATGGGAAGAGATTGAGGCCAAGATGAGCAGTTTCCTGGAGGCCCTCTATGACGAATCCGCCTGA
- a CDS encoding lysophospholipid acyltransferase family protein, whose translation MERRRNPLTGALAAGFTIVFLRVSRWLPLRFNRALAVPVGRVLARLVPRVRTVAMANLDLAFGDSISRDDKERIYRGVVDNISLIAAEFSHIAHIASGKADEVVEVQGADFLKKGQGYVCVGAHLGNWELMGPAMAAHGFKVAAVVREFDNPRVNRLIDRIRRGGMVTTIPKDNGGKEIVRQLREGSLVGILIDQSPRENGVPVTFFGAPCWATVAPAMIAVRAKMPVVPVALTRKPGNGGYLLRFYEPLSMIRTGNLREDLVNYSQACQDALERMVRETPEQWLWLHRRWKARPQLAAEWDRKPVHERKEPA comes from the coding sequence ATGGAGCGCCGAAGGAATCCCCTCACGGGGGCCCTCGCCGCGGGCTTCACTATCGTGTTTCTCCGCGTCTCGCGATGGCTCCCGCTCCGCTTTAATCGAGCCCTGGCTGTGCCGGTGGGCCGCGTTCTAGCCCGGCTCGTTCCCCGTGTGCGCACCGTCGCCATGGCCAACCTCGACCTCGCCTTTGGCGATTCCATTTCGCGCGATGACAAAGAGCGCATTTATCGAGGTGTCGTGGACAATATCTCCCTGATCGCAGCCGAATTCTCGCACATAGCCCATATCGCGAGTGGCAAAGCCGACGAGGTCGTCGAAGTTCAAGGTGCCGATTTCCTGAAAAAAGGTCAGGGCTACGTCTGCGTCGGGGCCCACCTTGGCAACTGGGAACTGATGGGGCCGGCGATGGCCGCCCATGGCTTCAAAGTGGCCGCCGTCGTGCGCGAATTCGACAATCCCCGGGTGAATCGCCTCATCGACCGGATTCGCCGGGGCGGCATGGTCACCACGATCCCGAAGGACAATGGCGGCAAGGAAATTGTTCGTCAATTGCGCGAGGGCAGCCTGGTGGGCATTCTCATCGATCAGAGTCCCCGCGAGAACGGCGTCCCGGTCACCTTCTTTGGCGCGCCCTGCTGGGCCACGGTGGCGCCCGCCATGATCGCCGTCCGGGCCAAGATGCCGGTGGTGCCCGTGGCCCTGACCAGGAAGCCGGGTAACGGCGGTTACTTACTTCGCTTCTACGAGCCGCTTTCCATGATCCGCACCGGGAATCTGCGCGAGGACCTGGTAAACTATTCTCAGGCCTGCCAGGATGCCCTGGAGCGCATGGTGCGCGAAACCCCCGAACAGTGGCTCTGGCTGCACCGCCGCTGGAAGGCCCGCCCCCAGCTCGCCGCCGAGTGGGACCGTAAGCCGGTCCATGAACGAAAGGAACCAGCCTGA
- a CDS encoding zinc-binding dehydrogenase — protein sequence MKAAGITMHGELDQLRIMEIPEPGARPGEVVVNVKAAALNHLDIWMRKGRAGVALPMPHILGSDAAGVVHAVGEGVSAWKPGDEVVINPGLDCGACEFCLRGQHSECRAFSIVGMGRHGTFAEQVGVPARNLQARPAHLSWDEAAALPLAYLTAWRMLMTQGGLRAGETVLIHGIGGGVAVAALQLASLAGARAIVTSSSVDKLARAGELGAAHGVLYRGGNVVESIMDYTDGRGVDLVIDTVGAATWNTNAEVLRKGGRSVHCGVTSGPHVEVNFSAVYWKQLSIIGSTMGSHEDFRALLEAVNAAGLKPVLDSVMSLDEARAAQGRMESGAQFGKIVLAV from the coding sequence ATGAAGGCCGCTGGTATCACCATGCACGGCGAGTTGGACCAACTCAGAATAATGGAAATACCCGAACCCGGTGCGAGGCCCGGCGAGGTGGTGGTCAACGTCAAGGCCGCGGCCCTGAACCATCTCGACATCTGGATGCGGAAAGGACGCGCCGGCGTGGCCCTGCCCATGCCCCATATCCTGGGGTCCGACGCCGCCGGTGTGGTTCACGCCGTGGGCGAAGGCGTCAGTGCGTGGAAACCCGGTGACGAGGTGGTGATCAATCCGGGGCTGGACTGTGGCGCCTGTGAGTTCTGCCTTCGCGGGCAGCACAGCGAGTGCCGCGCCTTCTCCATTGTGGGTATGGGACGCCATGGGACCTTCGCGGAACAAGTCGGCGTTCCGGCGCGAAATCTACAAGCCCGCCCGGCCCATCTGAGTTGGGATGAAGCCGCCGCACTCCCCCTGGCCTATTTGACCGCCTGGCGCATGCTCATGACCCAGGGCGGACTGCGGGCCGGGGAAACGGTGCTGATCCACGGCATCGGCGGCGGTGTGGCGGTGGCGGCGCTGCAACTGGCCAGCCTGGCCGGGGCGCGGGCCATCGTGACTTCATCCTCCGTGGACAAGCTCGCGCGCGCCGGTGAACTGGGCGCCGCTCACGGCGTCCTGTACCGGGGCGGCAACGTGGTGGAGTCGATCATGGACTACACCGATGGCCGCGGTGTGGATCTGGTAATTGACACGGTGGGCGCGGCGACGTGGAATACCAATGCCGAGGTCCTGCGTAAGGGCGGTCGGTCGGTTCACTGCGGGGTCACCTCGGGCCCCCACGTGGAGGTGAATTTCTCCGCGGTCTACTGGAAACAGCTTTCCATCATAGGATCCACCATGGGCAGCCACGAGGACTTCCGGGCCCTGCTGGAGGCCGTGAATGCGGCGGGCCTCAAGCCCGTGCTGGACAGCGTCATGTCGCTCGATGAGGCCCGCGCGGCTCAGGGCCGCATGGAATCGGGAGCCCAGTTTGGAAAGATCGTGCTGGCGGTTTGA
- a CDS encoding MBL fold metallo-hydrolase, with the protein MDSAKTIQLTVLGGGGEVGANCFQLSINGQHLLLDSGTHPKKDGLGALPDFSLIRRAPEVLLVTHGHQDHCGSIPYLMRQYPGITAHATHPTVRVVDRMLHNSVSVMGLLARERGVADYPLYEHEDVDYAMQRFEGHDFEEPFKLPLSTPITATFRRAGHVLGAASILLKAPGHTIYYTGDICETAQELIDGFSPLDPSVKVDTLIIEATHGASEHAGVHQYQDEIYRMGEDINAVLEQGGAVLIPSFALGRTQEVLNFMARLQEEGRIPQVPIYASGLGRAVYELYDKYFEYLKPGAVLRPLDDFDRIGNVWKPGVAKKLVSEPCVIVATSGMMLENTPSAMIAEEMVQSTHHGIFFVGYLDHETLGYKLLHSSPGDELLFGLENARVPVSLTNIKRFSFSGHAPRETLRGVIEHIKPKNVIFVHGDRPAIDWMKEHAGAGYNAYAPGIGQSITLEA; encoded by the coding sequence ATGGACTCTGCAAAAACGATTCAACTCACCGTGCTGGGCGGCGGTGGAGAGGTGGGAGCTAATTGCTTTCAGCTCTCGATAAATGGCCAGCACCTCTTGCTCGACTCCGGCACCCATCCCAAGAAGGATGGACTCGGAGCCCTGCCTGATTTCTCCCTGATCCGGCGCGCTCCCGAAGTGCTGCTGGTGACCCATGGGCATCAGGATCACTGCGGGTCCATCCCCTATCTGATGCGCCAGTATCCCGGTATCACCGCCCACGCCACACACCCCACGGTGCGCGTAGTGGATCGCATGTTGCACAACTCCGTGTCGGTCATGGGGCTCCTCGCCCGGGAACGGGGCGTGGCGGACTATCCCCTCTACGAGCACGAAGACGTGGACTACGCCATGCAGCGCTTCGAGGGCCACGATTTCGAAGAACCCTTCAAGCTGCCCCTCTCCACCCCGATTACGGCGACCTTCCGCCGTGCCGGCCACGTACTGGGCGCGGCAAGTATCCTGCTCAAGGCGCCGGGACATACCATCTACTACACCGGCGACATCTGCGAGACGGCCCAGGAGCTGATCGACGGATTCTCCCCGCTCGACCCCTCGGTGAAAGTGGACACGCTCATCATCGAAGCCACCCATGGCGCCAGTGAACATGCGGGGGTGCATCAGTATCAAGATGAAATTTACCGCATGGGCGAGGACATCAACGCCGTGCTGGAGCAGGGGGGCGCGGTCCTGATTCCCAGTTTCGCCCTCGGGCGCACGCAGGAAGTGCTCAACTTCATGGCGCGCCTCCAGGAGGAAGGCCGAATTCCCCAGGTACCCATCTACGCCTCCGGTCTCGGCCGCGCGGTCTATGAGCTCTACGACAAGTACTTCGAGTATCTGAAACCGGGCGCGGTCCTCCGCCCGTTGGACGATTTTGATCGAATTGGCAACGTCTGGAAGCCGGGTGTGGCGAAGAAGCTCGTCTCGGAGCCCTGCGTCATCGTGGCGACCTCAGGCATGATGCTCGAAAACACCCCCTCCGCCATGATCGCGGAAGAAATGGTCCAGTCCACCCACCACGGCATATTCTTCGTGGGCTATCTGGATCACGAGACGCTCGGCTATAAGCTGCTTCATTCTTCGCCCGGCGACGAGCTCCTATTTGGCTTGGAAAACGCCCGCGTTCCCGTTTCGCTCACCAACATAAAGCGCTTCTCCTTCAGCGGCCACGCGCCACGGGAGACCCTGCGCGGCGTGATCGAACACATCAAGCCGAAGAATGTAATTTTCGTCCACGGCGATCGTCCCGCGATTGATTGGATGAAAGAGCATGCGGGCGCCGGTTACAACGCCTACGCGCCCGGTATCGGCCAGTCGATCACACTGGAGGCCTGA
- a CDS encoding insulinase family protein, whose product MKREVFKWMIVAALLLAAPHAMAGFKQVNTPNPSDEMAVSIYQLDNGLTVYLTENHDTPRFYAEIAVRAGSKHDPAESTGLAHYLEHLLFKGSENLGTLDYAKEREHIQKIEALYQQHFNETDPEKRKALYAQINAESVKAAEFAVPNELDRVYKAMGGSMVNAHTWHEETVYKVELPANRLAQWAALESERFARPVFRLFQTELETVYEEMNRALDNKDRIIRYAVEGQLFKTHPYGQQPTLGKVEHLKNPSLENIGKYFKSYYVPNNMAIFLSGDINKEETMTIIDQAFSAWVPAEVPAAQSWEEAPLKGREEVVTTYEGEEYVLLAFRTASNKSPDYEALTLIDMILDNSAAGLINLNLNQQQRVRQAGSNPGIYNDYGAQFLWGIPKEGQTLAEVEALLLEQLDIIKRGEFEDWLVPAIINDFKKNTKAGLESDPARVDDMRSSWISFSDWDHHVARFERMEKVTKADIVRVANQYFGGDYVAGLRKDAPHEVPNIEKPELAAIDIDPQRVSTFAVNLMQMPVEPIEPAFINRDKDLVITEPAPGLRLYYVPNPMNDLFSLSIGIPVGTRTEKSLNLAAMLFDKSGTKEFSSEDLQKEWYKLGSSISIGAADKESSIDLAGLDENFAASLQLLQSLLRAPQAPPETLEALKAITLAQREDAQKQVEGIAAALTQFARYGEESDFLTRMTGDEIQAATADQLYAGVQSLLDYPQNITYIGSLPLETVTEALKTFYQGRGPVKEAPEPAERTVRAPGATEILFVQKEAAQARIRLEFGSGYFSEGLSPSVELYNNYFAGDMSGVVFQELREARALAYAVGARYVEGGELDEQNIMVGVIGSQTDKTVEAVKAFIDLLDNLPVSEERFATTREALINRYRTGKIGFRGIAGTVQAWEKLGLVGDPRVAQYKSIQAGTLPNLLAFHQEVITGRPKIISVVGDGAKIGLDKLGEIAPVRTVTVEELFSK is encoded by the coding sequence ATGAAACGTGAAGTTTTCAAATGGATGATAGTGGCCGCGCTGCTGCTGGCCGCGCCCCACGCGATGGCGGGGTTCAAGCAGGTGAATACCCCCAACCCATCGGACGAGATGGCGGTGTCCATCTACCAACTGGACAATGGTCTGACGGTCTATCTCACGGAGAATCACGACACGCCCCGTTTTTACGCGGAGATTGCCGTGCGCGCCGGCAGCAAGCACGACCCGGCGGAGTCCACCGGATTGGCCCACTACCTGGAGCACCTCCTGTTCAAGGGGTCCGAGAACCTGGGAACCCTGGATTACGCGAAAGAGCGGGAGCATATCCAGAAGATCGAGGCGCTTTACCAGCAGCACTTCAACGAGACCGATCCGGAAAAGCGCAAGGCGCTCTATGCCCAGATCAACGCCGAGTCCGTAAAGGCGGCCGAGTTCGCCGTGCCGAATGAGTTGGATCGGGTCTACAAGGCCATGGGCGGCTCCATGGTAAATGCCCACACCTGGCACGAAGAGACGGTCTATAAGGTGGAGCTCCCCGCGAACCGGCTGGCCCAATGGGCCGCGCTGGAGTCCGAGCGCTTTGCCCGTCCGGTATTTCGCCTTTTCCAGACCGAACTGGAGACGGTCTATGAAGAGATGAACCGCGCCCTGGACAACAAGGACCGGATTATCCGCTACGCGGTAGAGGGGCAGCTCTTCAAGACTCACCCCTATGGCCAGCAGCCCACCCTGGGCAAGGTGGAGCACTTGAAGAACCCGTCGCTGGAGAACATCGGGAAATATTTCAAGAGCTACTACGTGCCCAACAACATGGCGATTTTCCTGTCGGGCGACATTAACAAAGAAGAGACGATGACCATTATCGACCAGGCGTTTTCCGCCTGGGTGCCGGCCGAAGTGCCCGCCGCCCAATCGTGGGAAGAGGCGCCTCTCAAAGGGCGCGAAGAGGTGGTGACGACCTACGAAGGCGAAGAATATGTTCTCCTCGCCTTCCGCACCGCATCGAACAAGAGCCCGGATTACGAAGCGCTCACCCTGATCGACATGATCCTCGACAACTCCGCTGCCGGACTCATCAACCTGAATCTGAACCAGCAGCAGCGCGTGCGCCAGGCCGGCTCGAACCCCGGAATCTACAACGATTACGGCGCCCAGTTCCTCTGGGGTATTCCCAAAGAGGGCCAGACCCTCGCCGAGGTGGAGGCGCTCCTCCTGGAGCAACTGGACATTATCAAACGCGGCGAGTTTGAAGACTGGCTGGTGCCCGCCATCATCAACGACTTCAAGAAGAACACCAAGGCGGGTCTGGAGTCCGATCCCGCCCGCGTGGACGATATGCGCTCCTCCTGGATCAGTTTTTCCGACTGGGATCACCACGTGGCCCGGTTCGAACGTATGGAAAAGGTGACCAAAGCCGATATCGTCCGCGTTGCCAATCAGTATTTCGGCGGCGACTACGTGGCCGGCCTCCGCAAGGACGCGCCCCATGAAGTGCCCAACATAGAGAAGCCGGAACTGGCGGCCATCGACATAGATCCCCAACGTGTCTCGACCTTTGCCGTGAATCTGATGCAGATGCCCGTGGAGCCCATTGAGCCCGCCTTCATCAACCGGGACAAGGACCTCGTCATCACGGAACCCGCCCCGGGGCTTCGACTCTACTACGTTCCCAATCCGATGAACGACCTTTTCAGCCTCTCCATCGGCATTCCCGTGGGAACCCGGACCGAGAAGTCGCTCAATCTCGCGGCCATGCTCTTTGACAAATCCGGAACGAAGGAGTTCAGTTCCGAAGATCTCCAGAAAGAGTGGTACAAGCTCGGATCCAGCATTTCCATCGGTGCGGCCGACAAGGAGTCCTCGATAGACCTGGCCGGGCTGGATGAAAACTTCGCGGCCTCGCTGCAGTTGCTCCAGTCGCTTCTGCGCGCCCCCCAGGCGCCGCCGGAAACGCTGGAGGCCCTCAAGGCCATTACCCTGGCCCAGCGGGAGGACGCGCAGAAGCAGGTGGAAGGTATCGCGGCGGCCCTGACCCAGTTTGCCCGTTACGGCGAGGAATCGGACTTCCTCACGCGGATGACGGGCGACGAGATACAGGCCGCCACGGCGGATCAGCTCTATGCCGGTGTGCAGTCCCTGCTCGACTATCCCCAGAACATCACCTACATCGGCTCACTTCCCCTGGAGACGGTGACAGAGGCCCTCAAGACCTTTTATCAGGGGCGCGGTCCCGTTAAGGAAGCGCCGGAGCCCGCGGAGCGCACGGTGCGCGCACCCGGCGCCACCGAGATCCTCTTTGTTCAGAAGGAAGCGGCTCAGGCCCGGATCCGCCTCGAGTTCGGCAGCGGTTACTTCTCCGAAGGACTCAGCCCCTCGGTGGAGCTGTACAACAACTACTTCGCGGGCGACATGTCCGGCGTTGTCTTCCAGGAACTTCGCGAAGCCCGCGCCCTGGCCTACGCCGTCGGCGCGCGCTATGTTGAGGGCGGCGAACTGGACGAGCAGAACATCATGGTGGGGGTCATTGGCAGCCAGACCGACAAGACGGTAGAGGCGGTGAAAGCCTTCATCGATTTGCTCGACAACCTGCCCGTCTCCGAGGAGCGCTTTGCCACGACCCGGGAAGCGCTCATCAATCGCTATCGCACCGGCAAGATCGGATTCCGGGGCATCGCCGGGACGGTCCAGGCCTGGGAGAAGCTGGGCTTAGTCGGTGACCCCCGTGTCGCCCAGTACAAGTCCATCCAGGCGGGCACGCTGCCCAATCTGCTGGCGTTTCACCAGGAAGTCATCACCGGACGACCCAAGATCATTTCGGTCGTAGGCGATGGCGCCAAAATCGGGCTGGACAAATTGGGGGAAATCGCCCCGGTCCGCACGGTAACCGTGGAAGAGTTGTTCTCGAAATAA
- a CDS encoding type I 3-dehydroquinate dehydratase: MTRLGPITLGGRPVAAIAIQDMVDPAQIRAAGDVVVELRLDALADQSTGALVAFAGNFAEFPLLATIRRREEGGGWKGSEEERLACYTAVLPHVHAVDVEIGAEMIAPQVVSAARALGRLSIGSFHDFAATPSREELESVHARGRALGVDIVKVAARCNCREDLQRLASFTLAHRDEAIITIGMGGHGLVSRIFFPALGSLLTYTFLGDPTAPGQLNCTDTLKYLGDFYPEGCG, encoded by the coding sequence ATGACCCGTCTTGGCCCGATCACGCTCGGCGGGCGCCCGGTCGCCGCCATCGCAATTCAGGACATGGTTGACCCCGCGCAGATTCGCGCGGCCGGGGATGTTGTGGTGGAGTTGCGGCTGGACGCACTGGCCGATCAGTCCACGGGGGCCCTGGTCGCCTTTGCCGGAAATTTCGCGGAGTTCCCTCTGTTGGCCACGATCCGCCGCCGCGAAGAGGGCGGCGGATGGAAAGGTTCGGAGGAGGAGCGGCTGGCCTGCTATACGGCCGTATTGCCCCATGTCCATGCGGTGGATGTAGAAATTGGTGCGGAAATGATCGCCCCCCAGGTGGTTTCGGCGGCGCGGGCGCTGGGCAGACTCAGCATAGGCTCCTTTCACGACTTTGCGGCGACACCGTCGCGGGAGGAACTGGAAAGCGTCCACGCGCGGGGCCGGGCGCTCGGCGTGGATATCGTCAAGGTCGCCGCACGATGCAACTGTCGCGAGGACCTGCAGCGCCTGGCCTCCTTCACCCTGGCCCACCGGGATGAAGCCATCATAACGATCGGCATGGGCGGTCACGGTCTGGTTTCCCGTATTTTCTTTCCCGCCCTGGGCTCTCTATTGACCTATACCTTTCTGGGTGATCCGACCGCCCCCGGACAGTTGAATTGTACCGACACTCTCAAGTATCTTGGTGACTTCTACCCAGAGGGGTGCGGTTGA